The Carassius carassius chromosome 34, fCarCar2.1, whole genome shotgun sequence genome has a segment encoding these proteins:
- the LOC132114948 gene encoding 4-diphosphocytidyl-2-C-methyl-D-erythritol kinase-like — translation MNNALKELRDLPAPAKINLFLHITGRRADGYHLIESVFQLIDWQDIVHLSLRGDGQISREDLASCAGAELPRDDLCIRAARALRQATGCSLGAHIQLEKRIPAEAGLGGGSSNAATCLLGLNRLWNLNQPLSTLEQIGLSLGADVPFFLRGRNAWVSGIGEHIEPLNDGILPTSKALVIIKPKNGLSTAAIFGHQALKRDTPHAILAVFAENPYGFGRNDLQAVGELIEPQVCQALAVLEKQGLKPRMTGSGSAVFACCPADFQLDASSNPLGWQQKVCKTLAEHPLAGWAV, via the coding sequence ATGAATAACGCTTTGAAAGAACTGCGGGACCTGCCCGCTCCCGCCAAAATCAACCTGTTTTTGCACATCACAGGCCGCCGCGCCGATGGTTACCACTTGATTGAATCTGTCTTTCAGCTCATTGACTGGCAAGACATCGTCCACCTTAGCTTGCGTGGAGACGGACAGATCTCTCGGGAGGATCTAGCTTCTTGCGCAGGAGCAGAACTTCCCCGAGACGACCTCTGCATTCGAGCCGCTCGAGCCCTGCGACAAGCCACGGGCTGCAGTTTAGGCGCACACATCCAACTTGAAAAGCGCATCCCTGCTGAAGCGGGCTTGGGCGGCGGCTCGTCCAATGCGGCGACATGTCTGCTAGGCCTTAATCGCCTGTGGAATCTTAATCAGCCGCTCTCGACATTAGAGCAAATTGGCCTCTCTCTAGGCGCTGATGTACCCTTCTTTCTGCGCGGTAGGAACGCCTGGGTCAGCGGCATCGGTGAGCATATCGAGCCCCTCAACGATGGCATCCTGCCTACCAGTAAGGCACTGGTCATCATCAAGCCAAAAAACGGCTTATCGACAGCAGCGATTTTTGGTCACCAAGCCTTGAAGCGCGATACGCCACATGCTATACTCGCGGTCTTTGCTGAGAATCCTTACGGCTTTGGCCGCAATGATCTCCAGGCTGTTGGGGAGCTGATCGAGCCGCAAGTGTGTCAAGCTCTTGCGGTTTTAGAGAAGCAGGGCTTGAAGCCACGCATGACAGGCTCTGGCAGCGCGGTGTTTGCGTGTTGTCCGGCTGATTTCCAGCTTGACGCAAGCTCAAACCCACTGGGATGGCAGCAAAAGGTTTGCAAGACGCTCGCTGAGCATCCATTGGCTGGCTGGGCCGTTTAA